AATAACCGTCGATCATTTATTTCATTGCACTGACAACTCTTTCCAGAACCTTCTTTCTGTCTAAGGGTTTAACGATATAATTCTTGGCTCCCAGCATCAAAGATTTCTTAACCAGATCCTGTTTGCCCAGGGCACTGACCATAATCACATTGGCATTCTTATCAAATTCAATGATTTTTTCCAGTGCTGTTACCCCGTCCATTCTGGGCATGGTAATATCCATGGTCACAAGATCGACTTCCGGAAAA
This is a stretch of genomic DNA from Oceanispirochaeta sp.. It encodes these proteins:
- a CDS encoding response regulator; this encodes MKTTSDFPSINERTPEGHMDGRAIKVLIVDDSMFVTKQISQILTSEGFDIVGTAADGAEGVEKYKELFPEVDLVTMDITMPRMDGVTALEKIIEFDKNANVIMVSALGKQDLVKKSLMLGAKNYIVKPLDRKKVLERVVSAMK